In Ilumatobacter fluminis, the following proteins share a genomic window:
- a CDS encoding SAM-dependent methyltransferase, which translates to MPDRDHWFEDVADHLGAAYLRYSFTKGTRQEIDFLVDELGLEPGMRVLDVGCGPGRHAYELAERGIATHGVDVSRRFVDLAADGAPTGATFERMDARHLVDRDDLAGRFDAVICLCQGAFGLMTADGHDRTVLAGISQALSPGGRLALSAFSSYFVVKHWEGADFDADTGVNHERTEIRDEAGVAAETSLWTGCYTPRELRLLCDLTGLEVDAIHSVEPGAYRRAEPTTDTAEFLVIATRR; encoded by the coding sequence ATGCCTGACCGCGACCACTGGTTCGAAGACGTCGCCGACCACCTCGGCGCCGCCTACCTGCGGTACTCGTTCACCAAGGGAACCCGCCAGGAGATCGACTTCCTGGTCGACGAGCTCGGTCTCGAACCCGGCATGCGGGTGCTCGACGTCGGGTGCGGCCCGGGCCGTCACGCGTACGAGCTGGCCGAACGCGGGATCGCCACCCACGGTGTCGACGTGAGCCGGCGGTTCGTCGACCTCGCCGCCGACGGTGCGCCGACGGGCGCCACCTTCGAACGGATGGACGCCCGGCACCTGGTCGACCGCGACGACCTCGCCGGGAGGTTCGACGCCGTCATCTGCCTCTGCCAGGGCGCCTTCGGCCTGATGACCGCCGATGGTCACGACCGCACCGTGCTCGCCGGCATCTCGCAGGCGCTCTCGCCGGGCGGGCGCCTGGCGTTGAGCGCCTTCAGCTCGTACTTCGTGGTGAAACACTGGGAGGGCGCCGACTTCGACGCCGACACCGGCGTCAACCACGAGCGGACCGAGATCCGGGACGAGGCGGGCGTGGCGGCCGAGACGAGCCTCTGGACCGGCTGCTACACACCCCGCGAGCTGCGGTTGTTGTGCGACCTGACCGGGCTTGAGGTCGACGCGATCCACTCGGTCGAGCCGGGTGCGTACCGTCGCGCCGAGCCCACCACCGACACCGCCGAGTTCCTCGTCATCGCCACCCGGCGCTGA
- a CDS encoding ABC transporter ATP-binding protein gives MTALQFDHVTKRFGRFDRQVVALDDVSIQLADHEVLALVGPSGCGKSTLLRAIAGIHPIDEGTIRLGDRVVDDGRVQMPPEKRRVGLVFQEHALFPHLSVTDNVAFGVRDDTAPTRAAEMLDLVGMSEYADRYPHELSGGERQRVALARALAPNPDLMLLDEPFASLDTNLRARVRDDVVAILRSTRTPAVFVTHDQHDALAVGDRIAVMRAGRVVQVAAPDVVFHRPVDRFVASFMGEASYVPVAAASDVVGLADELTALTEPEATDRTLMLRPDDIVLEHGDGAVVEHAEFRGTVWCYTVRLANGAAVKSLRNHLEPVQVGSSVQARLRPGHHPVVLDA, from the coding sequence ATGACGGCATTGCAGTTCGACCACGTGACGAAACGGTTCGGCCGGTTCGACCGTCAGGTCGTCGCGCTCGACGACGTGTCGATCCAGCTCGCCGACCACGAGGTGCTCGCCCTGGTGGGGCCGAGTGGCTGCGGCAAGTCGACCCTCCTCCGAGCGATCGCCGGCATCCACCCGATCGACGAGGGCACGATCCGTCTCGGCGACCGAGTCGTCGACGACGGGCGCGTCCAGATGCCGCCCGAGAAGCGTCGAGTCGGCCTGGTGTTCCAGGAGCACGCCCTGTTCCCGCACCTGTCGGTCACCGACAACGTGGCGTTCGGGGTGCGCGACGACACCGCGCCCACTCGGGCGGCCGAGATGCTCGATCTCGTGGGCATGTCCGAGTACGCCGATCGGTATCCGCACGAGCTGTCCGGTGGCGAACGGCAGCGGGTCGCCCTCGCTCGTGCGTTGGCGCCGAACCCCGACCTCATGCTGCTCGACGAGCCGTTCGCGAGCCTCGACACGAACCTGCGTGCCCGAGTCCGCGACGACGTCGTGGCAATCCTGCGATCGACGCGCACGCCGGCGGTCTTCGTGACCCACGATCAGCACGACGCCCTGGCCGTCGGCGACCGGATCGCCGTCATGCGCGCCGGACGGGTCGTGCAGGTGGCGGCGCCCGACGTGGTCTTCCACCGCCCGGTCGACCGGTTCGTCGCGTCGTTCATGGGCGAGGCGAGCTATGTGCCGGTCGCCGCGGCGTCCGACGTCGTGGGCCTCGCCGACGAGCTCACCGCACTCACGGAGCCGGAGGCGACCGACCGGACGCTGATGCTCCGACCCGACGACATCGTGCTCGAGCACGGCGACGGTGCCGTGGTCGAACACGCCGAGTTCCGCGGCACGGTCTGGTGTTACACGGTGCGGCTGGCGAACGGCGCCGCCGTCAAGTCGCTGCGCAACCACCTCGAACCCGTCCAGGTCGGCTCGTCGGTGCAGGCACGACTCCGTCCCGGACACCATCCGGTGGTGCTCGATGCCTGA
- a CDS encoding ABC transporter permease, translating into MSVLIAALVVIPVAMLAASILTPRSDVWSQQWATRLPGEIVDTALLLAGVGVCSTLLGTGLAWLVSAYRFPGVRVFGWMLILPLAMPSYILGFLTLATLGPTGPVQDQWRSWFGTDAWFPDIESIWGATIAFTLVLYPYTYLLARAALRDQAGGAYFAARILGAGPTEAARRVVLPLVRPAIAAGAAVVMMETLTDFATVQYFGVDTVSVGVFRIWRGTYDRDAAAEIATVVLAFALVAIAIERIARGRARFGQSGGEGAGLERRVLTGWRAVAASVACGAVVVAAFAGPVLQLVVWAVREQTSDRGTPLVDSFPEYLSNSVQLMVITVVVCLVAAVVVANAQRFGSRRLTGVAARAAAIGYAVPGPVVGMGVILAVVGADELLEAIGLDLPGAVATGSLVVLVYAYVVRFLAPGLGAVESGLGQVSEEMTASARSLGASSIGTIRRVHLPLSKASLLSAAILVGVDALKELPIVLLLRPFGFETLPVWVYNLASESRYEQAALPALSIILVALIPVALLSRRLERPG; encoded by the coding sequence ATGTCGGTGCTCATCGCCGCGCTCGTGGTGATCCCGGTGGCCATGCTGGCCGCCAGCATCCTGACGCCGCGGAGCGACGTCTGGTCGCAGCAATGGGCGACCCGCCTGCCCGGCGAGATCGTCGACACCGCGCTCCTGCTCGCCGGGGTCGGCGTCTGCTCGACGCTGCTCGGCACGGGTCTGGCCTGGCTCGTGTCGGCCTACCGGTTCCCCGGCGTGCGGGTGTTCGGCTGGATGCTGATCCTGCCGCTCGCGATGCCGAGCTACATCCTCGGCTTCCTCACCCTCGCCACGCTCGGACCCACCGGTCCGGTGCAAGACCAATGGCGGAGCTGGTTCGGCACCGACGCATGGTTCCCCGACATCGAGTCGATCTGGGGTGCGACGATCGCGTTCACCCTCGTGCTCTACCCGTACACGTACCTGCTGGCTCGCGCCGCGCTTCGCGACCAGGCGGGTGGCGCCTACTTCGCGGCACGGATCCTCGGCGCCGGCCCCACGGAGGCCGCACGGCGTGTCGTCCTCCCGCTGGTGCGGCCGGCCATCGCGGCCGGAGCGGCGGTCGTGATGATGGAGACGCTCACCGACTTCGCCACGGTGCAGTACTTCGGTGTCGACACCGTGTCGGTGGGCGTGTTCCGGATCTGGCGCGGCACCTACGACCGTGATGCGGCTGCCGAGATCGCCACGGTGGTCTTGGCCTTCGCCCTCGTCGCGATCGCGATCGAGCGGATCGCACGCGGTCGGGCCCGGTTCGGGCAGAGCGGGGGAGAGGGTGCCGGTCTCGAACGTCGGGTGCTCACCGGGTGGCGCGCCGTGGCGGCGTCGGTCGCGTGCGGCGCCGTCGTGGTGGCGGCTTTCGCCGGCCCGGTCCTGCAGCTGGTCGTCTGGGCCGTGCGCGAACAGACGAGCGACCGAGGCACACCGCTCGTCGACTCGTTCCCCGAGTACCTGTCGAACTCCGTCCAACTGATGGTGATCACCGTGGTCGTCTGCCTCGTGGCGGCGGTCGTCGTCGCCAACGCCCAGCGGTTCGGGAGTCGCCGACTCACCGGCGTGGCCGCTCGTGCCGCGGCCATCGGCTACGCCGTGCCGGGCCCGGTCGTCGGCATGGGCGTGATCCTCGCGGTCGTCGGCGCCGACGAACTGCTCGAGGCGATCGGGCTCGACCTGCCGGGCGCCGTGGCGACCGGCTCGCTGGTGGTGCTGGTGTACGCGTACGTCGTCCGATTCCTCGCTCCCGGGCTCGGGGCGGTCGAGTCCGGACTCGGACAGGTCTCGGAGGAGATGACCGCGTCGGCGCGATCGCTCGGCGCCTCGTCGATCGGGACGATCCGTCGCGTGCACCTGCCGCTGTCGAAGGCGTCACTGCTGTCGGCGGCGATCCTCGTCGGGGTCGACGCCCTGAAGGAACTGCCGATCGTGCTGCTGCTCCGACCGTTCGGTTTCGAGACGTTGCCGGTGTGGGTCTACAACCTGGCCTCGGAGTCGCGGTACGAGCAGGCGGCACTCCCCGCGCTGTCGATCATCCTGGTGGCACTGATCCCGGTCGCACTGCTCTCGCGCCGTCTCGAACGCCCCGGATAG